A part of Solibacillus sp. FSL H8-0538 genomic DNA contains:
- a CDS encoding ABC transporter ATP-binding protein: MRNCLIHVKDLEKSFGAKKAVDNISFQIYEGEVVVIIGPNGAGKTTTLNMILGLEQKTTGEINFWTEHYKSLIGVQLQSTPFFPDLTAKENLQLFACFYRKKLTKEEITALFQLCSLADVQNTEVTKLSGGQQKRLSIALAIVHQPSLIFLDEPTAALDPRSRQEIHQTIVNIKNEGKTVVLTSHDMDEASKLADRVLFFYKGAIIAEGSIDELFDKYDMNNLEELYMFLTKEELN, from the coding sequence TTGAGGAATTGTTTAATTCATGTGAAGGATCTAGAAAAAAGTTTCGGTGCTAAAAAAGCTGTCGACAATATTTCATTTCAAATTTATGAAGGAGAAGTCGTTGTAATTATTGGTCCGAACGGTGCAGGGAAAACAACTACACTGAATATGATTTTAGGATTAGAGCAGAAAACAACAGGTGAAATTAATTTCTGGACTGAACACTACAAATCGTTAATCGGTGTGCAGCTTCAATCTACACCATTTTTCCCCGATTTAACCGCAAAGGAAAATTTACAACTATTTGCTTGCTTTTATCGGAAAAAATTAACTAAAGAAGAAATAACGGCACTCTTTCAGTTATGTTCACTAGCGGATGTTCAGAATACGGAAGTAACGAAGCTTTCGGGTGGGCAACAAAAGAGGCTTTCTATCGCTTTAGCAATCGTGCACCAGCCATCGCTTATTTTTCTGGATGAACCAACAGCCGCGCTTGATCCACGCTCAAGACAGGAAATTCATCAAACAATAGTAAACATTAAAAACGAAGGGAAAACGGTTGTTTTAACATCTCATGATATGGATGAGGCAAGTAAACTAGCAGATCGCGTGCTGTTCTTTTATAAAGGAGCCATTATTGCGGAAGGCTCGATTGATGAACTATTCGACAAATATGACATGAACAATTTAGAGGAGCTGTATATGTTTTTAACGAAGGAGGAATTGAATTGA
- a CDS encoding SMI1/KNR4 family protein — MKSIWQEDNDYYKLEPLLNAMVASAEEKLNVKLPNSYIKILKQQNGGCIKYDAYPSTVPTSWADDHVHINHNLGIGEKNSILESEYLIQEWELPRNIVLLSGDGHSWIALDYRKTNENPQVIYIDCEANQQVKLANSFDEFLQGLYVAAEIVEENGEVYVEREWTQEEVEIALSSNDNEKIIRAFNYLYANPNINDYSPVVEHGLLDLLQHADEKIKMIAATYATHFNEKKQLSSEFVGKMIAILRSDVELEGYLPMF, encoded by the coding sequence ATGAAAAGTATTTGGCAAGAAGACAATGATTATTACAAGCTGGAACCGTTATTAAATGCAATGGTAGCTAGTGCAGAAGAAAAACTGAATGTGAAATTACCTAATTCATACATAAAGATTCTTAAACAACAGAACGGTGGTTGTATTAAATATGATGCTTACCCATCTACAGTTCCAACCTCGTGGGCGGATGACCATGTTCACATAAATCATAATTTAGGCATAGGTGAAAAAAACAGCATATTAGAAAGCGAGTATCTCATACAAGAATGGGAGTTACCGAGAAATATAGTCTTACTATCTGGTGATGGGCATTCATGGATTGCTTTAGATTATCGAAAAACCAATGAAAATCCTCAAGTGATTTACATTGATTGTGAAGCGAATCAACAAGTAAAGTTAGCAAACTCTTTTGATGAATTTTTGCAAGGCTTATATGTAGCAGCAGAAATTGTTGAAGAGAATGGCGAAGTTTATGTTGAAAGGGAATGGACTCAAGAAGAAGTTGAGATAGCATTATCATCAAACGATAATGAAAAGATTATTAGAGCTTTTAACTATCTCTATGCCAATCCAAATATTAATGACTATTCACCTGTTGTTGAACACGGCTTACTGGACCTTCTGCAACATGCTGATGAAAAAATAAAAATGATAGCAGCCACATATGCAACTCATTTCAATGAAAAAAAGCAATTGTCTTCGGAATTTGTTGGAAAAATGATTGCAATCCTTCGAAGTGATGTGGAGTTAGAAGGTTATTTACCAATGTTTTGA